A genome region from Sander vitreus isolate 19-12246 chromosome 21, sanVit1, whole genome shotgun sequence includes the following:
- the itgb3b gene encoding integrin beta-3b isoform X2, with amino-acid sequence MGALPAQRILWTCVLIFTGITAVNGSNVCTSRGASTCKQCLAVHPSCAWCFQEDFGQGVASSSRCDLKSNLVAAGCALSALESPTSKLQVIEDRPLSNKAAGATQDVTQINPQKLHITLRPDDAKRFTVKVRQVEDYPVDLYYLMDLSYSMNDDLFRLRTLGKGLAEAMNRTTSNLRMGFGAFVDKPLSPYMYISPKEAVKNPCYSINTTCLPQFGYKHVLSLTEEVGRFTEEVKKQMVSRNRDAPEGGFDAIIQAAVCKEQIGWRPGASHLLIFTSDAKTHVALDGRLAGIVQPNDGQCHLNSDKMYSMSTTMDYPSLALITEKMSENNINLIFAVTNPVVPLYQNYSELIPGTTVGTLSNDSGNVIQLILKAYAKIRSKVELELQGVPEELSLSFNATCLNGELIPGLKSCSGLKIGDTVSFSVEARARGCPKQKKKTFIIKPVGFKDSLSITVNFECDCKCQTKAQPNSPKCNQGNGTYECGICLCHPGRLGPHCECAEGDYNPTEQDRCSGPAGSGGPQSAICSGRGDCVCGQCVCHSSDFGKVWGKLCECDDFNCLRYKGELCSGHGVCNCGFCQCAPDWQGENCNCSRRTDTCMSNLGLLCSGRGQCVCGACECTQPGAYGATCDKCPTCPDACTMKKECVECKHFKRGKLFEDNTCSRICKDEIMLVDEIVLHDTNAVNCTYKDEDDCVERFQYYEDASGKSILFVVKEPDCPKGPDILVVLLSVAGAILFLGLAALLIWKLLVTIHDRREFAKFEEERAHAKWDTGHNPLYKGATSTFTNITYRGKD; translated from the exons ATGGGTGCTCTCCCGGCGCAAAGGATATTATGGACGTGTGTTTTGATCTTTACTGGAATAACAGCAGTTAACG GTTCAAATGTCTGCACCTCCAGAGGGGCCAGCACATGCAAGCAATGTCTGGCTGTGCACCCCAGCTGTGCATGGTGCTTCCAGGAG GACTTTGGCCAGGGGGTTGCCAGTTCTTCTCGCTGTGATTTGAAGAGTAACCTGGTGGCAGCAGGCTGTGCTCTATCAGCTCTGGAGTCTCCAACCAGCAAACTGCAGGTGATCGAGGACCGGCCCCTCAGCAACAAGGCCGCGGGGGCCACACAAGACGTCACCCAGATAAATCCCCAGAAACTACACATCACCCTCAGGCCAG ATGATGCTAAGCGTTTCACAGTGAAAGTGCGTCAGGTAGAGGACTACCCTGTGGATCTCTACTACCTCATGGATCTCTCCTACTCCATGAACGATGACCTCTTCCGCCTGAGGACGCTGGGCAAAGGCCTGGCCGAGGCCATGAACCGCACCACAAGCAACCTCCGCATGGGCTTTGGGGCTTTTGTGGACAAGCCGCTCTCGCCCTACATGTACATCTCCCCCAAAGAAGCTGTTAAGAACCCCTGCTACAG CATTAACACCACCTGTCTGCCCCAGTTTGGCTACAAACACGTTCTGTCCCTGACGGAGGAGGTGGGCCGCTTCACAGAGGAAGTGAAGAAGCAGATGGTGTCCAGGAACCGCGATGCCCCGGAGGGAGGCTTCGATGCCATCATCCAGGCTGCTGTGTGCAAG GAGCAGATCGGTTGGCGCCCTGGTGCATCCCACCTGCTGATCTTCACCTCGGACGCTAAGACTCACGTGGCTCTGGATGGTCGTCTGGCTGGAATCGTGCAGCCAAACGATGGGCAGTGCCACCTCAACTCTGACAAAATGTACAGCATGTCTACCACCATG GATTACCCATCTCTAGCTCTGATCACAGAGAAGATGTCGGAGAACAACATTAATCTCATTTTTGCTGTCACCAATCCTGTGGTTCCTCTGTACCAG AACTATAGTGAGCTGATTCCTGGCACCACAGTAGGAACGCTGTCCAACGACTCGGGCAATGTTATTCAGCTCATACTGAAGGCGTACGCT AAAATCCGTTCCAAGGTGGAGCTGGAGCTTCAAGGCGTCCCAGAGGAGCTGTCTCTGTCCTTCAATGCCACTTGTCTGAATGGAGAGCTTATCCCTGGCCTCAAATCCTGCTCTGGACTCAAGATAGGAGACACG GTCTCTTTCAGCGTGGAGGCCAGAGCTCGAGGTTGCCccaaacagaagaagaaaacttTCATCATTAAGCCTGTGGGCTTCAAGGACTCCCTCTCCATCACTGTCAACTTCGAGTGTGACTGCAAGTGCCAGACCAAGGCCCAGCCCAATAGCCCCAAATGTAACCAAGGCAACGGCACATATGAGTGTGGCATTTGCCTGTGCCACCCGGGTCGCTTAGGGCCGCACTGCGAGTGTGCAGAGGGTGACTATAACCCCACAGAGCAGGACCGCTGCAGCGGACCTGCAGGCTCTGGAGGACCTCAGTCTGCCATCTGCAGCGGCCGtggggactgtgtgtgtggccaGTGTGTGTGCCACAGCAGTGACTTCGGAAAAGTCTGGGGAaagctgtgtgaatgtgatgaCTTCAACTGCCTGCGCTACAAAGGGGAACTGTGCTCAG GCCATGGCGTCTGTAACTGTGGTTTCTGCCAGTGCGCACCAGACTGGCAGGGTGAGAACTGTAACTGCTCCAGACGTACTGACACCTGCATGTCCAACCTGGGCTTGTTGTGCAGCGGAAGGggccaatgtgtgtgtggggcctGTGAGTGCACCCAGCCTGGGGCCTACGGAGCCACATGTGACAAGTGCCCCACCTGCCCTGACGCCTGCACTATGAAGAA ggAGTGTGTGGAGTGTAAGCATTTCAAGAGGGGAAAGCTGTTTGAGGACAACACCTGCTCTCGAATCTGCAAGGATGAGATTATGCTTGTGGATGAAATAG TGCTCCATGATACAAATGCTGTGAACTGCACTTACAAAGATGAAGATGATTGTGTGGAGCGTTTCCAGTACTATGAGGACGCCAGTGGAAAGTCCATCTTGTTTGTTGTCAAAGAGCCAG ACTGTCCCAAGGGTCCAGACATTTTGGTGGTGCTTCTGTCGGTGGCAGGAGCCATCTTGTTCCTCGGCTTGGCGGCTCTGCTTATCTGGAAACTTCTGGTCACTATTCACGACAGACGGGAGTTCGCCAAATTTGAGGAAGAACGCGCTCATGCCAAGTGGGACACG GGACACAATCCTCTCTACAAAGGAGCCACATCTACCTTCACGAACATCACATACAGAGGAAAAGACTGA
- the LOC144536007 gene encoding serine/threonine-protein kinase tousled-like 2 isoform X2 gives MMEGLHSQAISLDPRRQELLEARFTGVGVAKSSGNSESSNQSVCSAGSLSDKELETPEKKSNDQRSRKRKGNIYDSNSQGKGRGHKISDYFEQGSSTGSALTDSSSCSSVKTAPTHSCSHKAIQSQLTLLKLTALEKDKNSDLEKKEGRIDDLLRANCDLRRQVDEQQKMLERYKERLNKCVTMSKKLLIEKSKQEKMACRDKSMQDRLRLGHFTTVRHGASFTEQWTDGYAFQNLIKQQERVNSQREDIERQRKLLGKRKPPSMAQTPPPSLEQNKRKSRSNGQESEALSMAEYHEQEEIFKLRIGHLKKEEAEIQAELELLERVRNLHIRELKRIHNEDNSQFKDHPTLNDRYLLLHLLGRGGFSEVFKAFDLTEQRYVAIKIHQLNKNWREEKKQNYHKHSCREYRIHKELDHPRIVKLYDYFSLDTDSFCTVLEYCEGNDLDFYLKQNKLMTEKEGRSIVMQIVNALKYLNQIRPPIIHYDLKPGNILLVNGTACGEIKITDFGLSKIMDDDSFNSADGMELTSQGAGTYWYLPPECFVVGKEPPKISNKVDVWSVGVIFYQSLYGRKPFGHNQSQQDILQENTILKATEVQFPPKPVVTAEAKSFIRRCLAYHKEDRVDVLQLASDPFLMPHNRKALASSTPQAPPLPSTSSCYGSSASN, from the exons ATGATGGAAGGACTTCACAGCCAGGCTATAAGCCTGGACCCACGCAGGCAGGAACTGCTTGAGGCTCGCTTCACTGGAGTTGGTGTGGCCAAG AGTTCAGGCAACAGTGAATCATCCAACCAGTCTGTGTGCAGTGCGGGATCACTCAGTGACAAGGAACTGGAG ACACCAGAGAAGAAGTCCAATGACCAGAGAAGcaggaagagaaaaggaaaCATCTATGACAGCAACAGCCAGG gaAAAGGAAGAGGGCACAAAATAAGTGATTATTTTGAG CAAGGCTCGTCCACAGGCTCAGCCCTCACAGACTCTTCATCTTGCAGCTCTGTGAAGACAGCCCCCACACACTCCTGCTCACACAAAGCCATCCAG TCACAACTGACACTGCTAAAACTGACAGCACTGGAGAAGGACAAGAACTCTGACCTGGAGAAAAAAGAGGGAAGGATAGATGACCTGCTGAGG GCTAACTGTGACTTGAGGCGGCAGGTGGATGAGCAGCAGAAGATGCTGGAGCGCTACAAGGAACGGCTTAACAAGTGTGTGACAATGAGCAAGAAGCTCCTAATAGAGAAG TCAAAGCAAGAGAAGATGGCTTGCAGAGACAAGAGCATGCAGGACCGTCTGCGTCTGGGCCATTTCACCACCGTACGGCATGGGGCCTCCTTCACCGAGCAGTGGACCGATGGATATGCCTTCCAGAACCTCATCAA GCAGCAAGAGCGAGTCAACTCACAGCGGGAGGACATTGAGAGGCAGAGGAAGCTGCTGGGAAAGAGGAAGCCTCCCTCCATGGCCCAGACACCTCCACCAAGCCTCGAACAGAACAAACGAAAGAGCAGGAGCAACGGCCAGGAGAGTGAAGC TTTGTCAATGGCAGAATATCATGAGCAAGAGGAGATTTTTAAACTTCGAATTGGTCATCTAAAAAAG GAAGAAGCAGAGATCCAGGCTGAGCTGGAGCTTTTGGAGCGAGTAAGAAACCTGCACATTCGGGAGCTGAAGAGAATCCATAACGAGGACAACTCTCA ATTTAAAGACCACCCCACGCTGAACGACCGATATCTGCTATTACATTTACTTGGAAGAGGTGGCTTTAGTGAAGTTTTCAAG GCTTTTGATTTGACAGAGCAAAGGTATGTGGCCATTAAAATCCATCAACTCAACAAGAACTGGAGggaggagaaaaagcaaaactaCCACAA ACACTCCTGTAGAGAGTACAGAATCCACAAAGAACTTGACCACCCTAGAATAGTCAAACTCTACGACTATTTCTCACTTGACACAGACTC ATTCTGCACAGTGCTGGAGTACTGTGAAGGCAATGATCTGGACTTCTACTTGAAGCAGAATAAGCTGATGACCGAGAAGGAGGGCCGCTCTATCGTCATGCAGATCGTCAACGCCCTCAAGTACCTCAACCAGATTCGCCCACCCATCATCCACTACGACCTCAAGCCCG GAAACATCCTGTTGGTTAATGGCACAGCTTGTGGAGAGATTAAGATCACTGACTTTGGCCTGTCTAAGATCATGGATGATGACAGCTTCAACTCTGCAGATGGCATGGAGCTGACCTCACAAGGAGCAGGGACCTACtg GTACCTGCCTCCTGAGTGCTTTGTGGTGGGCAAAGAGCCCCCCAAAATATCCAACAAGGTAGATGTTTGGTCAGTAGGGGTCATCTTCTACCAGAGCTTATATGGACGCAAG cCGTTTGGTCACAACCAGTCGCAGCAGGATATCCTTCAAGAAAACACCATATTAAAAGCCACTGAGGTGCAGTTTCCCCCAAAACCTGTGGTTACTGCAGAAGCAAAG TCCTTTATTCGACGTTGCCTGGCTTATCACAAGGAGGACCGTGTGGATGTGCTGCAGTTGGCCAGCGACCCCTTCCTAATGCCCCATAATCGAAAGGCTCTGGCCAGCAGCACACCTCAGGCACCTCCTCTTCCCTCCACCTCCAGCTGCTACGGCAGCAGTGCCTCCAACTGA
- the itgb3b gene encoding integrin beta-3b isoform X1, whose translation MGALPAQRILWTCVLIFTGITAVNGSNVCTSRGASTCKQCLAVHPSCAWCFQEDFGQGVASSSRCDLKSNLVAAGCALSALESPTSKLQVIEDRPLSNKAAGATQDVTQINPQKLHITLRPDDAKRFTVKVRQVEDYPVDLYYLMDLSYSMNDDLFRLRTLGKGLAEAMNRTTSNLRMGFGAFVDKPLSPYMYISPKEAVKNPCYSINTTCLPQFGYKHVLSLTEEVGRFTEEVKKQMVSRNRDAPEGGFDAIIQAAVCKEQIGWRPGASHLLIFTSDAKTHVALDGRLAGIVQPNDGQCHLNSDKMYSMSTTMDYPSLALITEKMSENNINLIFAVTNPVVPLYQNYSELIPGTTVGTLSNDSGNVIQLILKAYAKIRSKVELELQGVPEELSLSFNATCLNGELIPGLKSCSGLKIGDTVSFSVEARARGCPKQKKKTFIIKPVGFKDSLSITVNFECDCKCQTKAQPNSPKCNQGNGTYECGICLCHPGRLGPHCECAEGDYNPTEQDRCSGPAGSGGPQSAICSGRGDCVCGQCVCHSSDFGKVWGKLCECDDFNCLRYKGELCSGHGVCNCGFCQCAPDWQGENCNCSRRTDTCMSNLGLLCSGRGQCVCGACECTQPGAYGATCDKCPTCPDACTMKKECVECKHFKRGKLFEDNTCSRICKDEIMLVDEIVLHDTNAVNCTYKDEDDCVERFQYYEDASGKSILFVVKEPGATG comes from the exons ATGGGTGCTCTCCCGGCGCAAAGGATATTATGGACGTGTGTTTTGATCTTTACTGGAATAACAGCAGTTAACG GTTCAAATGTCTGCACCTCCAGAGGGGCCAGCACATGCAAGCAATGTCTGGCTGTGCACCCCAGCTGTGCATGGTGCTTCCAGGAG GACTTTGGCCAGGGGGTTGCCAGTTCTTCTCGCTGTGATTTGAAGAGTAACCTGGTGGCAGCAGGCTGTGCTCTATCAGCTCTGGAGTCTCCAACCAGCAAACTGCAGGTGATCGAGGACCGGCCCCTCAGCAACAAGGCCGCGGGGGCCACACAAGACGTCACCCAGATAAATCCCCAGAAACTACACATCACCCTCAGGCCAG ATGATGCTAAGCGTTTCACAGTGAAAGTGCGTCAGGTAGAGGACTACCCTGTGGATCTCTACTACCTCATGGATCTCTCCTACTCCATGAACGATGACCTCTTCCGCCTGAGGACGCTGGGCAAAGGCCTGGCCGAGGCCATGAACCGCACCACAAGCAACCTCCGCATGGGCTTTGGGGCTTTTGTGGACAAGCCGCTCTCGCCCTACATGTACATCTCCCCCAAAGAAGCTGTTAAGAACCCCTGCTACAG CATTAACACCACCTGTCTGCCCCAGTTTGGCTACAAACACGTTCTGTCCCTGACGGAGGAGGTGGGCCGCTTCACAGAGGAAGTGAAGAAGCAGATGGTGTCCAGGAACCGCGATGCCCCGGAGGGAGGCTTCGATGCCATCATCCAGGCTGCTGTGTGCAAG GAGCAGATCGGTTGGCGCCCTGGTGCATCCCACCTGCTGATCTTCACCTCGGACGCTAAGACTCACGTGGCTCTGGATGGTCGTCTGGCTGGAATCGTGCAGCCAAACGATGGGCAGTGCCACCTCAACTCTGACAAAATGTACAGCATGTCTACCACCATG GATTACCCATCTCTAGCTCTGATCACAGAGAAGATGTCGGAGAACAACATTAATCTCATTTTTGCTGTCACCAATCCTGTGGTTCCTCTGTACCAG AACTATAGTGAGCTGATTCCTGGCACCACAGTAGGAACGCTGTCCAACGACTCGGGCAATGTTATTCAGCTCATACTGAAGGCGTACGCT AAAATCCGTTCCAAGGTGGAGCTGGAGCTTCAAGGCGTCCCAGAGGAGCTGTCTCTGTCCTTCAATGCCACTTGTCTGAATGGAGAGCTTATCCCTGGCCTCAAATCCTGCTCTGGACTCAAGATAGGAGACACG GTCTCTTTCAGCGTGGAGGCCAGAGCTCGAGGTTGCCccaaacagaagaagaaaacttTCATCATTAAGCCTGTGGGCTTCAAGGACTCCCTCTCCATCACTGTCAACTTCGAGTGTGACTGCAAGTGCCAGACCAAGGCCCAGCCCAATAGCCCCAAATGTAACCAAGGCAACGGCACATATGAGTGTGGCATTTGCCTGTGCCACCCGGGTCGCTTAGGGCCGCACTGCGAGTGTGCAGAGGGTGACTATAACCCCACAGAGCAGGACCGCTGCAGCGGACCTGCAGGCTCTGGAGGACCTCAGTCTGCCATCTGCAGCGGCCGtggggactgtgtgtgtggccaGTGTGTGTGCCACAGCAGTGACTTCGGAAAAGTCTGGGGAaagctgtgtgaatgtgatgaCTTCAACTGCCTGCGCTACAAAGGGGAACTGTGCTCAG GCCATGGCGTCTGTAACTGTGGTTTCTGCCAGTGCGCACCAGACTGGCAGGGTGAGAACTGTAACTGCTCCAGACGTACTGACACCTGCATGTCCAACCTGGGCTTGTTGTGCAGCGGAAGGggccaatgtgtgtgtggggcctGTGAGTGCACCCAGCCTGGGGCCTACGGAGCCACATGTGACAAGTGCCCCACCTGCCCTGACGCCTGCACTATGAAGAA ggAGTGTGTGGAGTGTAAGCATTTCAAGAGGGGAAAGCTGTTTGAGGACAACACCTGCTCTCGAATCTGCAAGGATGAGATTATGCTTGTGGATGAAATAG TGCTCCATGATACAAATGCTGTGAACTGCACTTACAAAGATGAAGATGATTGTGTGGAGCGTTTCCAGTACTATGAGGACGCCAGTGGAAAGTCCATCTTGTTTGTTGTCAAAGAGCCAG GCGCAACTGGGTAG
- the becn1 gene encoding beclin-1, with protein MEGSKSSSTTMQVSFVCQRCCQPLKLDTSFNVLDRVTIQELIAPLVTVTPSKQADSTEGETAPEETFAENKPDGVSRKYIPPARMMSTESANSFTLIGEASDGGTMENLSRRLKVTSDLFDIMSGQTDVDHPLCEECTDTLLDHLDTQLNITENECQNYKQCLELLSHLQVEGEDTLLAELHHLKDEEEALVQELEAVEEQRAAVAQELTQSRIHSQQLDTEELQYQKEYSEFKRQQLELDDELKSVDNQMRYCQIQLDRLKKTNVFNATFHIWHSGQFGTINNFRLGRLPSVPVEWNEINAAWGQTVLLLHALANKMGLHFQRYRLVPYGNHSYLESLTDKSKELPLYCSGGLRFFWDNKFDHAMVAFLDCVQQFKEEVEKGDTGFCLPYRMDVEKGKIEDTGGSGGSYSIKTQFNSEEQWTKALKFMLTNLKWGLAWVTSQFYNR; from the exons ATGGAAGGCTCCAAGTCGTCGAGCACAACCATGCAGGTCAGCTTCGTGTGTCAGCGGTGCTGTCAGCCGCTCAAACTAGACACATCCTTCAATGTGCTCGATCGGGTCACAATCCAGGAACTTATTG CTCCGTTGGTCACAGTGACCCCCAGCAAACAGGCTGACAGCACTGAGGGTGAGACAGCACCAGAG GAGACCTTTGCAGAAAACAAGCCAGATGGAGTGTCAAGAAAATATATCCCTCCTGCACG GATGATGTCCACAGAGAGCGCCAACAGCTTCACACTGATTGGAGAAGCATCAGACGGTGGCACCATGGAAAATCTTAGTCGTAGGCTAAAG GTGACCAGTGACCTTTTTGACATCATGTCAGGCCAGACAGATGTGGACCACCCACTGTGTGAGGAATGTACTGACACCCTGCTGGATCACCTGGACACGCAGCTCAACATCACAGAGAACGAATGCCAGAATTACAA GCAGTGCCTGGAGCTGCTGTcacacctgcaggtggagggaGAGGACACCCTGCTGGCAGAGCTGCATCACCtgaaggatgaggaggaggcTCTGGTCCAGGAGCTGGAGGCAGTAGAGGAGCAGAGGGCTGCTGTGGCCCAGGAACTGACCCAGAGCAGGATCCACTCTCAGCAGCTGGACACAGAGGAGCTACA GTACCAGAAGGAGTACAGCGAGTTTAAACGGCAACAGCTGGAGCTGGATGATGAGCTGAAGAGTGTTGACAACCAGATGCGttactgccagattcagctagATCGCCTGAAAAAGACCAATGTCTTCAATGCCACATTTCACATCTG GCACAGCGGGCAGTTTGGTACCATCAACAACTTCCGCCTGGGTCGACTCCCCAGTGTCCCAGTGGAGTGGAATGAGATCAACGCAGCCTGGGGGCAgacggtgctgctgctgcatgctTTAGCCAACAAAATGGGGCTGCACTTTCAGAG ATATCGTCTTGTCCCATATGGAAACCACTCGTACTTAGAGTCACTGACAGACAAGTCCAag GAACTTCCTCTGTACTGCTCAGGTGGCCTGAGGTTCTTCTGGGACAATAAATTTGACCATGCCATGGTGGCCTTTCTGGACTGTGTCCAGCAATTCAAAGAGGAGGTGGAGAAAGGAGACACTGGCTTCTGCCTTCCATACAG GATGGATGTGGAGAAGGGCAAGATCGAGGACACGGGTGGCAGCGGCGGCTCCTACTCCATTAAAACGCAATTCAACTCTGAGGAGCAGTGGACCAAGGCGCTCAAGTTTATGCTCACCAACCTAAAGTGGGGACTTGCCTGGGTCACCTCACAGTTCTACAACAGATAA
- the LOC144536007 gene encoding serine/threonine-protein kinase tousled-like 2 isoform X1, giving the protein MMEGLHSQAISLDPRRQELLEARFTGVGVAKSSGNSESSNQSVCSAGSLSDKELETPEKKSNDQRSRKRKGNIYDSNSQGKGRGHKISDYFEFAGSSGSGTSPARGIPMLVRFSPQHSLSNPLQGSSTGSALTDSSSCSSVKTAPTHSCSHKAIQSQLTLLKLTALEKDKNSDLEKKEGRIDDLLRANCDLRRQVDEQQKMLERYKERLNKCVTMSKKLLIEKSKQEKMACRDKSMQDRLRLGHFTTVRHGASFTEQWTDGYAFQNLIKQQERVNSQREDIERQRKLLGKRKPPSMAQTPPPSLEQNKRKSRSNGQESEALSMAEYHEQEEIFKLRIGHLKKEEAEIQAELELLERVRNLHIRELKRIHNEDNSQFKDHPTLNDRYLLLHLLGRGGFSEVFKAFDLTEQRYVAIKIHQLNKNWREEKKQNYHKHSCREYRIHKELDHPRIVKLYDYFSLDTDSFCTVLEYCEGNDLDFYLKQNKLMTEKEGRSIVMQIVNALKYLNQIRPPIIHYDLKPGNILLVNGTACGEIKITDFGLSKIMDDDSFNSADGMELTSQGAGTYWYLPPECFVVGKEPPKISNKVDVWSVGVIFYQSLYGRKPFGHNQSQQDILQENTILKATEVQFPPKPVVTAEAKSFIRRCLAYHKEDRVDVLQLASDPFLMPHNRKALASSTPQAPPLPSTSSCYGSSASN; this is encoded by the exons ATGATGGAAGGACTTCACAGCCAGGCTATAAGCCTGGACCCACGCAGGCAGGAACTGCTTGAGGCTCGCTTCACTGGAGTTGGTGTGGCCAAG AGTTCAGGCAACAGTGAATCATCCAACCAGTCTGTGTGCAGTGCGGGATCACTCAGTGACAAGGAACTGGAG ACACCAGAGAAGAAGTCCAATGACCAGAGAAGcaggaagagaaaaggaaaCATCTATGACAGCAACAGCCAGG gaAAAGGAAGAGGGCACAAAATAAGTGATTATTTTGAG TTTGCTGGTAGCAGTGGCTCTGGCACAAGTCCGGCCCGGGGCATCCCCATGCTGGTGCGCTTCTCTCCACAGCACTCACTGTCTAATCCTCTG CAAGGCTCGTCCACAGGCTCAGCCCTCACAGACTCTTCATCTTGCAGCTCTGTGAAGACAGCCCCCACACACTCCTGCTCACACAAAGCCATCCAG TCACAACTGACACTGCTAAAACTGACAGCACTGGAGAAGGACAAGAACTCTGACCTGGAGAAAAAAGAGGGAAGGATAGATGACCTGCTGAGG GCTAACTGTGACTTGAGGCGGCAGGTGGATGAGCAGCAGAAGATGCTGGAGCGCTACAAGGAACGGCTTAACAAGTGTGTGACAATGAGCAAGAAGCTCCTAATAGAGAAG TCAAAGCAAGAGAAGATGGCTTGCAGAGACAAGAGCATGCAGGACCGTCTGCGTCTGGGCCATTTCACCACCGTACGGCATGGGGCCTCCTTCACCGAGCAGTGGACCGATGGATATGCCTTCCAGAACCTCATCAA GCAGCAAGAGCGAGTCAACTCACAGCGGGAGGACATTGAGAGGCAGAGGAAGCTGCTGGGAAAGAGGAAGCCTCCCTCCATGGCCCAGACACCTCCACCAAGCCTCGAACAGAACAAACGAAAGAGCAGGAGCAACGGCCAGGAGAGTGAAGC TTTGTCAATGGCAGAATATCATGAGCAAGAGGAGATTTTTAAACTTCGAATTGGTCATCTAAAAAAG GAAGAAGCAGAGATCCAGGCTGAGCTGGAGCTTTTGGAGCGAGTAAGAAACCTGCACATTCGGGAGCTGAAGAGAATCCATAACGAGGACAACTCTCA ATTTAAAGACCACCCCACGCTGAACGACCGATATCTGCTATTACATTTACTTGGAAGAGGTGGCTTTAGTGAAGTTTTCAAG GCTTTTGATTTGACAGAGCAAAGGTATGTGGCCATTAAAATCCATCAACTCAACAAGAACTGGAGggaggagaaaaagcaaaactaCCACAA ACACTCCTGTAGAGAGTACAGAATCCACAAAGAACTTGACCACCCTAGAATAGTCAAACTCTACGACTATTTCTCACTTGACACAGACTC ATTCTGCACAGTGCTGGAGTACTGTGAAGGCAATGATCTGGACTTCTACTTGAAGCAGAATAAGCTGATGACCGAGAAGGAGGGCCGCTCTATCGTCATGCAGATCGTCAACGCCCTCAAGTACCTCAACCAGATTCGCCCACCCATCATCCACTACGACCTCAAGCCCG GAAACATCCTGTTGGTTAATGGCACAGCTTGTGGAGAGATTAAGATCACTGACTTTGGCCTGTCTAAGATCATGGATGATGACAGCTTCAACTCTGCAGATGGCATGGAGCTGACCTCACAAGGAGCAGGGACCTACtg GTACCTGCCTCCTGAGTGCTTTGTGGTGGGCAAAGAGCCCCCCAAAATATCCAACAAGGTAGATGTTTGGTCAGTAGGGGTCATCTTCTACCAGAGCTTATATGGACGCAAG cCGTTTGGTCACAACCAGTCGCAGCAGGATATCCTTCAAGAAAACACCATATTAAAAGCCACTGAGGTGCAGTTTCCCCCAAAACCTGTGGTTACTGCAGAAGCAAAG TCCTTTATTCGACGTTGCCTGGCTTATCACAAGGAGGACCGTGTGGATGTGCTGCAGTTGGCCAGCGACCCCTTCCTAATGCCCCATAATCGAAAGGCTCTGGCCAGCAGCACACCTCAGGCACCTCCTCTTCCCTCCACCTCCAGCTGCTACGGCAGCAGTGCCTCCAACTGA